Proteins from a genomic interval of uncultured Desulfuromusa sp.:
- the mutL gene encoding DNA mismatch repair endonuclease MutL, with protein sequence METKIQVLPEDLCNKIAAGEVVERPSSVVKELLENSLDSGATNILIELEAGGKRLIRVTDDGCGMSRQDAFLSFERHATSKIRTDADLFALHTLGFRGEAMASIASVSRLRLKTCDNTDGLGNQIYVEGGKIKSVTELGMPQGTVVEVRNLFFNLPARKKFLRKEQTELGHAADVVTKQAMANPTVSIRLKHNDRMMLDLRREKGVRERVAALLGRSVLNDLLSVEQQSEDDLQLSALISQPQLTRSAASHIYTFINGRYIRDRVVQHAVMDGYRHLLMKGRYPVVVLFLQIDPAQVDVNVHPTKHEVRFREQSLVHDFIAQSLQQALRPAEWLVKPPVDQEERLQPASQSEVVVPREEAMRHDSVREIHGDYSPPAANVDQRLSQGDILSSRHFSFEQPYRTNSDTGTNQYSLPGSMAQGFFSGLQILGQYHQSYILCQDGADLVLIDQHAAHERVGFEKLRHAYAAGEIPSQTLLFPEVLELDFNSATALDDNQQELERLGFEIEPFGGKSFALKAVPLLLVDRNVAKLVVDVALELERIGRTGQLRESIDDILIMMACHSVIRANQALAPVEIKALFKDLDEIDFKANCPHGRPVVQRMTLSEVERLFRRK encoded by the coding sequence ATGGAAACTAAAATACAGGTTCTCCCTGAAGATTTGTGTAATAAAATTGCAGCGGGTGAAGTCGTTGAGCGTCCGTCATCCGTGGTTAAGGAGTTGCTCGAAAACTCCCTTGACTCAGGCGCAACAAATATTTTGATTGAGTTGGAAGCTGGTGGAAAGCGTCTCATTCGGGTTACCGATGATGGTTGTGGTATGAGTCGCCAGGATGCTTTTCTCTCATTTGAACGCCATGCAACCAGTAAAATACGCACCGATGCAGATTTGTTTGCCCTTCACACTCTCGGTTTTCGCGGAGAAGCGATGGCGTCGATTGCTTCAGTGTCTCGCTTGCGTTTAAAAACATGTGATAATACTGATGGTCTGGGGAATCAGATCTATGTCGAAGGCGGAAAAATCAAAAGTGTGACTGAACTTGGCATGCCACAGGGGACTGTTGTTGAGGTTCGTAACCTGTTTTTTAATTTGCCGGCCCGCAAAAAATTTCTCCGTAAGGAACAAACCGAACTTGGTCATGCAGCTGATGTCGTGACCAAGCAAGCAATGGCAAATCCGACGGTGAGTATCCGTTTAAAACATAATGATCGCATGATGCTGGATTTAAGGCGTGAAAAAGGGGTTCGCGAACGAGTTGCTGCTCTGTTGGGTCGGTCTGTGCTGAATGATCTCCTGTCAGTGGAACAGCAGAGTGAAGATGATCTGCAACTTTCAGCTTTAATCTCCCAGCCTCAACTGACGCGCTCCGCGGCATCACATATTTATACTTTTATCAATGGTCGTTACATTCGAGACAGGGTTGTTCAGCATGCCGTTATGGACGGCTACCGACATCTGTTGATGAAAGGTCGATATCCTGTCGTTGTTTTGTTTTTGCAGATCGATCCTGCGCAGGTTGATGTCAATGTCCATCCGACTAAACACGAAGTCCGTTTTCGTGAACAATCTCTGGTTCACGATTTTATTGCACAAAGTTTGCAGCAAGCGCTCAGACCTGCAGAATGGCTGGTAAAGCCACCTGTTGATCAAGAGGAGAGGCTCCAGCCGGCATCCCAATCTGAAGTTGTGGTGCCGAGAGAAGAGGCAATGCGTCATGATTCTGTCAGAGAAATTCATGGTGACTATTCTCCACCAGCAGCTAACGTGGATCAACGTTTATCTCAAGGTGACATACTGTCCTCTCGCCATTTTTCTTTTGAGCAACCGTACCGGACAAACTCAGATACGGGCACGAATCAATATTCTTTGCCGGGGAGTATGGCTCAAGGTTTTTTTAGTGGCTTACAGATACTTGGGCAGTATCATCAGAGTTATATTCTCTGCCAGGATGGCGCCGATCTTGTTTTAATCGATCAGCATGCTGCGCATGAGCGAGTTGGCTTTGAAAAACTACGGCATGCTTATGCTGCAGGAGAAATTCCCAGTCAAACGCTCCTTTTTCCTGAAGTCCTAGAACTCGATTTTAACAGTGCGACTGCTCTTGATGATAATCAGCAGGAACTTGAACGGTTGGGTTTTGAAATTGAACCTTTCGGGGGGAAGTCTTTTGCTTTGAAAGCTGTTCCTCTGTTGCTGGTTGACAGAAATGTTGCAAAGCTCGTTGTTGATGTGGCTCTGGAATTGGAACGCATAGGTCGTACCGGTCAATTACGGGAATCTATAGATGATATTCTGATCATGATGGCCTGCCATAGTGTTATTCGTGCTAATCAAGCTCTTGCGCCCGTGGAGATAAAAGCTTTGTTTAAAGATCTCGACGAGATCGATTTCAAAGCCAACTGTCCGCATGGCCGACCGGTGGTGCAACGGATGACTTTGTCTGAAGTGGAGCGGCTTTTCAGGAGAAAATAG
- the miaA gene encoding tRNA (adenosine(37)-N6)-dimethylallyltransferase MiaA, with protein MVKTEAEKISIVVICGPTGAGKTSLALSLADRFPLEIISADSRQVYRRMDIGTAKATLQEQSVVPHHMIDLIDPDQDFSVAEFIDQSRPLLADISARNKIPCVVGGTGLYIRALLSGLADLPAASAGLRKQLLEREEEEGRGTLYSQLEEVDPESACQIHANNIIRIVRALEVFYLSGKKMSELKDEHGFAEKPYRVLKLAPDFTRPQLYSRINSRAEQMLSSGLVDEVQALVESYSFDLKALQTLGYREVVRFLKAEISQERMLEDIQKFTRQYAKRQLTWFRKEEDIIWVDSSTKSDIVVQSIDNFLL; from the coding sequence ATGGTTAAAACAGAAGCTGAAAAAATATCAATAGTCGTTATTTGTGGCCCAACAGGCGCAGGGAAAACCAGCTTGGCTCTTTCTCTTGCTGACAGATTTCCTCTAGAGATTATTTCAGCGGATTCTCGTCAAGTTTATCGCCGTATGGATATCGGAACGGCAAAAGCAACACTTCAGGAGCAGTCTGTCGTTCCCCACCACATGATTGATCTTATCGATCCGGACCAGGATTTTTCCGTTGCGGAATTCATTGATCAATCCCGACCGCTGTTGGCGGATATCTCCGCCCGCAATAAAATCCCCTGTGTCGTCGGCGGTACCGGGCTCTATATTCGTGCCTTGCTGAGTGGTTTGGCCGATTTACCTGCCGCTAGTGCAGGGTTGCGAAAGCAGCTTCTTGAGAGAGAAGAAGAGGAGGGGAGAGGAACACTTTATTCCCAGTTAGAGGAGGTTGATCCTGAGTCAGCATGTCAGATACATGCCAATAATATTATCAGGATTGTTCGAGCGCTTGAAGTTTTTTACCTGAGCGGCAAAAAGATGTCAGAGCTCAAAGACGAGCACGGATTTGCAGAGAAACCTTATCGCGTTTTGAAACTGGCTCCGGATTTTACCCGGCCGCAACTTTATTCTCGCATTAACAGCCGCGCTGAACAGATGCTGTCAAGTGGTTTGGTCGATGAAGTCCAAGCTCTGGTTGAAAGTTACTCATTTGACCTGAAAGCCTTGCAAACTCTTGGCTACAGGGAAGTCGTCCGGTTTTTAAAAGCCGAAATCAGCCAAGAGAGGATGTTGGAGGATATTCAAAAATTCACACGTCAATATGCAAAAAGGCAGCTGACCTGGTTTCGGAAAGAAGAGGATATTATTTGGGTTGATTCCTCAACGAAGTCTGATATTGTAGTACAATCTATTGATAATTTTTTACTTTAG
- the hfq gene encoding RNA chaperone Hfq: MPKSPFNIQDQYLNQARKERVKVALVMMTGEKLEGYIKSFDSFCILAESDGDVLVYKHAVSSITSIDGTFRLHGGRD; this comes from the coding sequence ATGCCTAAATCACCATTTAATATCCAGGATCAGTACTTGAATCAGGCCCGTAAAGAGCGGGTTAAGGTTGCTCTTGTCATGATGACCGGGGAAAAACTGGAAGGGTATATAAAATCCTTCGACAGCTTTTGTATTTTAGCTGAAAGTGACGGAGATGTTTTGGTGTATAAACATGCAGTGAGTTCAATTACTTCCATTGATGGTACATTCCGTCTGCATGGTGGGCGTGATTAA
- a CDS encoding DUF512 domain-containing protein, which yields MVRVESVEPDSYAAELGLISGDRLLSINDHEIIDIVDYHLHLEESHLLLAVLRDDDDIWEFELEKDPQEDLGLTLEHPQPRQCGNQCLFCFVHQLPKGMRQTLYIKDEDYRFSYLYGSYITLTNLTETDILRIIRDQLSPLYISVHATEHALREKLLGAKIPEILPLLRRLTAAGIELHCQIVLCPGINDGAALQQTIMDLSQLYPQVVSLAVVPVGLTNHRERLPKLEKMTQQDAKSCLELIHQNQQTFLQRCDHRFVFAADEFYLLARQKIPSFADYEDFPQIENGVGMIAQFRQQVEDVLQETEPLNLERVTLVTGCLFYDELRGFAEQISSKSEVVIDVVAIKNDFFGADVTVAGLITGADLLQQLRDKDLGQGILIPDVVLKDGGELFLDGLTIEDIRSSLQESVLVVENSPWGVLDGLESLADDPIEVIHV from the coding sequence ATGGTGAGGGTAGAATCGGTTGAACCAGATAGTTATGCCGCAGAACTCGGATTAATTTCCGGTGATAGATTGCTCAGCATCAATGATCATGAAATTATTGATATTGTCGACTATCATTTGCATCTCGAAGAAAGTCATCTTTTGTTGGCTGTTTTGCGGGATGACGATGACATATGGGAATTTGAACTGGAAAAAGACCCACAGGAAGACCTGGGTTTAACTTTAGAGCATCCACAACCGCGCCAGTGCGGAAACCAGTGTCTTTTTTGTTTTGTTCATCAGTTGCCCAAAGGAATGCGTCAGACTTTGTACATCAAGGATGAAGATTATCGTTTTTCTTATCTCTACGGCTCCTATATCACTCTGACAAATCTGACTGAAACAGATATCCTGAGAATTATTCGTGATCAACTTTCCCCTCTGTATATTTCCGTACATGCGACAGAGCATGCTTTGCGAGAAAAATTACTCGGAGCAAAAATTCCGGAAATTTTACCCCTACTGAGACGATTAACTGCTGCGGGGATTGAGCTTCATTGTCAAATTGTCCTGTGTCCGGGAATAAATGATGGAGCTGCGCTACAACAGACAATAATGGATTTATCACAACTTTACCCTCAGGTGGTTTCTTTAGCTGTTGTGCCGGTTGGATTAACGAATCATCGAGAAAGATTGCCGAAATTGGAAAAAATGACACAGCAGGATGCAAAATCATGCCTTGAGCTGATTCATCAGAACCAACAGACATTTCTGCAACGATGCGATCATCGTTTTGTCTTTGCTGCAGACGAATTTTATCTGCTGGCAAGACAAAAGATTCCGTCGTTTGCTGACTACGAAGATTTTCCTCAAATTGAAAATGGTGTTGGCATGATTGCCCAATTCCGGCAGCAGGTCGAAGATGTTTTACAGGAGACGGAACCCTTGAATTTAGAAAGGGTCACTCTCGTCACGGGCTGTTTATTTTATGATGAATTGCGGGGTTTTGCTGAGCAAATCAGTTCTAAGTCAGAAGTGGTTATTGATGTGGTTGCAATTAAAAATGATTTCTTCGGGGCTGATGTGACGGTCGCCGGACTTATCACTGGTGCTGATTTATTGCAGCAATTAAGGGATAAAGATTTAGGGCAAGGGATCCTCATTCCCGACGTTGTTTTGAAAGATGGAGGAGAACTCTTTCTTGACGGTTTAACTATTGAGGATATCAGATCCTCTTTACAGGAGTCTGTTCTGGTTGTCGAAAATTCTCCATGGGGAGTTCTGGATGGATTGGAATCATTAGCTGATGATCCGATTGAAGTCATCCATGTGTAA
- a CDS encoding TIGR00725 family protein has translation MGKKLMIGVIGAANASSRGLDSAYRVGRLVAENGAVLISGGLGGVMEAASRGCAEAGGDVLGILPGNCAKTANPYVSLPIVTGMGHARNVIIAQTADALIAIEGEHGTLSEIAIGLKLGKVVVQLNSWLQISTTAQAQTPDQAMELVLAELQKGNLTNG, from the coding sequence ATGGGTAAGAAACTGATGATAGGCGTTATCGGTGCTGCCAATGCTTCTTCTCGTGGTTTAGATTCTGCTTATCGGGTTGGCCGGTTGGTTGCCGAAAACGGGGCTGTGTTAATTTCTGGCGGTCTTGGTGGCGTGATGGAAGCGGCGTCTCGTGGTTGCGCGGAAGCCGGGGGAGATGTCCTTGGTATTTTACCTGGGAATTGTGCTAAAACAGCTAATCCTTATGTGTCACTGCCGATTGTGACTGGTATGGGGCACGCGAGAAATGTCATTATCGCGCAGACAGCTGATGCACTCATTGCTATTGAAGGTGAACATGGGACTTTATCGGAAATTGCTATCGGATTGAAACTGGGAAAAGTCGTGGTTCAGCTCAACAGCTGGCTGCAGATATCAACCACAGCTCAGGCTCAAACCCCGGACCAGGCGATGGAATTGGTTTTGGCTGAGCTCCAGAAAGGGAACCTCACGAATGGATAA
- a CDS encoding DHH family phosphoesterase, with amino-acid sequence MDKMTSAVNEADCANIRVEDSSVANMIEWLRGRGKILIVCHDNPDPDSIAAAVALRHLILIKTGQDAVLSYGGVIGRSENRKMVELLEISLVPICELNLSQFAVICMVDTQPGAGNNSLPAEQQVHLVIDHHPPKKEFSDIFWVDVRENYGASATILYEYLNSQKVSINTKLATSLFYAIKSETQDLGREWSKADREAYLKLLPISNNQILYDIIHPPVPRDYFSAFHTAIENSRVFGEMLIFNLHKIENPDLVAELADFLLREQGIKYVFGMGWFNGTQILSMRSLKPDAKLGLVLQQVIAGIGTAGGHGMIAGGQVRDVREDEHSQLELEEILIGRLFKVFNLEPVAGERLI; translated from the coding sequence ATGGATAAGATGACGTCTGCCGTGAATGAAGCTGACTGCGCAAATATCCGGGTTGAAGATAGTTCTGTGGCAAATATGATCGAATGGCTGCGGGGACGGGGTAAAATTCTTATTGTTTGTCACGATAATCCAGATCCGGATTCAATTGCAGCAGCTGTGGCTTTACGCCATCTGATTCTGATTAAGACCGGACAGGATGCTGTTTTGTCCTATGGTGGCGTCATTGGTCGCAGTGAAAACCGTAAAATGGTTGAACTTCTGGAAATTTCTTTGGTTCCGATCTGCGAACTTAATCTTAGTCAATTTGCGGTTATATGTATGGTCGATACCCAACCGGGTGCGGGGAATAATTCACTGCCTGCAGAGCAACAAGTCCATCTGGTTATTGATCACCATCCACCTAAAAAAGAATTTTCAGATATTTTCTGGGTTGATGTCCGTGAAAATTATGGTGCTTCAGCCACTATTCTTTATGAATATCTGAACAGTCAGAAGGTTTCAATTAATACCAAACTCGCAACCAGCCTTTTCTATGCGATAAAATCAGAAACTCAGGATCTGGGTCGTGAGTGGTCGAAAGCTGATCGCGAAGCTTATCTAAAGCTGTTGCCTATCTCCAATAATCAGATACTTTATGATATTATTCATCCCCCGGTTCCCCGTGATTATTTCTCTGCATTTCATACTGCAATAGAGAACTCCCGGGTTTTTGGAGAGATGCTGATTTTCAATTTACATAAAATTGAAAACCCTGATCTTGTTGCTGAACTGGCTGACTTTTTGTTGCGGGAACAGGGAATCAAATATGTTTTTGGCATGGGTTGGTTTAACGGCACTCAAATTCTGTCGATGCGATCTTTAAAGCCGGATGCAAAGCTTGGGTTGGTCCTCCAGCAAGTCATTGCCGGTATTGGAACAGCTGGAGGACACGGAATGATTGCCGGAGGGCAGGTCCGTGACGTTCGAGAGGATGAACACTCACAACTGGAGTTGGAGGAAATTCTGATCGGGCGGTTGTTTAAGGTATTTAATCTGGAACCGGTGGCAGGTGAAAGACTTATTTGA
- a CDS encoding N-acetylmuramoyl-L-alanine amidase, whose product MRFCMILMCFLIFPMNPATAAVDISLRGQDPVRLEDVYQQEGVPYIAIEDALDAVGLTGHWNPISHSFLIRSKYGWGEISPASGFLKIGGEFYPLKDKPRFIDGRLRVTDSFILNQLAQLSGRSIYFRNLDPDIDNAPAKQENGLEKLFAFLLNKKESKSELLLRSVAIDPGHGGLDTGIIAPSGYKEKQLNMEIANRLAKQLKMKLGIPIYLSRDGDYEVTMEQRFQSASKEDVDIWLLFHAQSAFSEEVSGVNLFIRPEDSASDVADGNEVEAGQSDSMMLANDLALSLRENSIKVRGIYPSSRLSLGRGDLPTVQIELGYLSNPEELQQLQNPDYQNQIIQALYTGIHRYAKKSKEKKNEIN is encoded by the coding sequence ATGCGTTTTTGTATGATTTTAATGTGTTTCCTTATTTTCCCCATGAATCCGGCAACTGCCGCAGTTGATATCAGCCTGCGCGGTCAAGACCCTGTTCGCCTTGAAGACGTTTATCAGCAGGAGGGAGTTCCTTATATCGCCATTGAAGATGCTCTGGATGCTGTGGGGCTGACAGGACACTGGAATCCGATTTCACATAGTTTTCTTATTCGTTCGAAATATGGTTGGGGAGAAATTTCTCCAGCGAGTGGATTCTTAAAGATCGGGGGGGAATTTTACCCTCTGAAGGATAAGCCACGTTTTATTGATGGACGTCTCCGCGTGACAGATAGTTTTATTCTGAATCAACTGGCTCAATTGAGTGGACGATCGATTTATTTCCGTAATCTGGATCCGGATATTGACAATGCTCCTGCTAAACAGGAGAACGGCCTGGAAAAACTCTTCGCGTTTCTTTTGAATAAAAAAGAAAGTAAAAGTGAACTGCTACTTCGCTCTGTGGCTATAGATCCAGGTCATGGTGGACTGGATACCGGTATTATTGCCCCATCCGGGTATAAAGAAAAACAGCTCAATATGGAAATCGCAAACAGGCTGGCCAAACAGTTGAAGATGAAGCTGGGAATCCCGATTTATCTGAGTCGCGATGGTGACTACGAAGTGACAATGGAGCAGCGGTTTCAGTCCGCCTCGAAGGAAGATGTCGATATCTGGCTGTTATTTCATGCGCAGTCAGCATTCTCTGAAGAGGTCAGTGGCGTGAATTTATTTATCCGTCCTGAAGACTCGGCCTCTGATGTAGCTGATGGAAATGAGGTTGAAGCAGGACAAAGTGACAGCATGATGTTGGCGAATGACCTGGCATTGAGTTTACGTGAAAATTCTATCAAAGTGCGAGGAATCTATCCGTCATCCCGTTTATCCCTCGGCAGAGGAGATCTGCCAACAGTACAGATTGAACTTGGATATTTGAGCAATCCTGAAGAGCTGCAGCAACTGCAGAATCCTGATTATCAAAATCAAATAATACAAGCTCTTTATACTGGAATTCATCGTTATGCCAAGAAATCCAAGGAGAAGAAGAATGAAATCAACTAA
- the rph gene encoding ribonuclease PH: MKSTKTQRVDGRLENQLRPISFQRQFTKYAEGSVLVCCGETKVLCNASVEDRVPPFMRGQGRGWVTAEYSMLPRATHTRSMREAAKGKISGRTQEIQRLIGRSLRAVTDLNAMGEITVQIDCDVLQADGGTRTASITGAYVALYDALSSLVEKGDLKKIPLKDSVSAISVGIVAANPLLDLDYAEDSSADVDMNFVITGTGRFVEVQGTAEEEPFSLEQLDELRDLALQGCAQLASLQKQSLGIE, encoded by the coding sequence ATGAAATCAACTAAGACTCAACGCGTCGACGGGCGCTTGGAAAACCAATTACGACCGATCAGTTTCCAGCGCCAGTTTACCAAATATGCTGAAGGGTCGGTGCTTGTCTGTTGTGGCGAAACCAAGGTGCTTTGCAATGCTTCAGTTGAGGATCGTGTTCCTCCTTTTATGCGTGGGCAAGGACGTGGATGGGTGACCGCTGAGTACAGCATGTTGCCGCGTGCTACACATACCCGCTCTATGCGTGAAGCGGCCAAAGGAAAGATTTCCGGAAGAACCCAGGAAATTCAACGTTTGATAGGGCGTTCACTGCGAGCTGTGACTGATCTGAATGCAATGGGCGAGATCACCGTACAGATTGACTGTGATGTTTTGCAGGCTGATGGCGGGACGCGTACGGCGTCAATTACAGGGGCCTATGTCGCGCTCTATGATGCTCTTAGTTCTCTGGTGGAAAAAGGGGACCTGAAAAAAATACCTCTTAAAGACAGTGTCTCTGCCATAAGTGTCGGTATCGTTGCAGCGAATCCTCTGTTGGATTTGGATTATGCGGAAGATTCCAGCGCCGACGTTGACATGAATTTTGTCATCACCGGAACGGGTCGGTTTGTTGAGGTGCAAGGGACTGCGGAGGAAGAACCTTTTTCCCTTGAGCAGTTAGATGAATTACGTGACCTGGCGTTACAAGGTTGTGCACAACTGGCTTCTCTTCAGAAACAATCGCTGGGTATAGAATGA
- a CDS encoding XTP/dITP diphosphatase, with protein sequence MMKLLIATGNQGKLKEIQALLQGSAIEIVGLDQFKDIPEVIEDGATFLENARKKALEMAQFSGLLTLADDSGLAVDALHGEPGVFSARYAGEKSDDRANNSKLLQELDDIVDEKRQASFHCVMALAWPDGRCETYDGQVSGLIMRGERGTGGFGYDPLFMVPEYGKTMAELPSVIKNRISHRGMALRKVIPLLQKLAEQ encoded by the coding sequence ATGATGAAATTGCTGATCGCTACTGGAAATCAGGGAAAGTTAAAAGAAATACAAGCTCTCCTGCAGGGTTCCGCGATTGAAATTGTCGGCCTCGATCAATTCAAGGATATTCCTGAAGTTATTGAAGATGGTGCCACTTTTCTGGAGAATGCCCGCAAGAAAGCTCTGGAAATGGCGCAATTTAGCGGTTTGTTGACGTTAGCTGATGATAGTGGTCTTGCGGTCGATGCTTTACATGGTGAACCCGGAGTTTTTTCTGCACGTTATGCCGGAGAAAAGAGTGATGATAGAGCGAATAATTCAAAATTACTTCAGGAGTTGGATGACATCGTTGATGAAAAAAGACAGGCCTCATTTCACTGTGTGATGGCTCTGGCCTGGCCTGATGGTCGGTGTGAGACATATGACGGTCAGGTCTCCGGTTTGATTATGCGTGGGGAGCGTGGGACCGGAGGTTTCGGTTATGATCCTCTGTTTATGGTTCCTGAATACGGCAAAACGATGGCAGAACTTCCTTCCGTCATCAAAAACAGGATCAGTCATAGAGGCATGGCGTTGCGTAAAGTCATACCGTTGTTACAGAAATTGGCTGAACAATAG
- the ndk gene encoding nucleoside-diphosphate kinase, whose protein sequence is MERTFAIIKPDAFAAGSAGKILARIYAEGFKVVGLKKLYLSKVEAEGFYAVHSERPFFGELTDFMSSGPCIVMALEADNAISKWRDLMGATNPAEAADGTLRKEFGSNIGENATHGSDAPETAAFELGYFFNGLELL, encoded by the coding sequence ATGGAAAGAACATTCGCAATCATAAAACCAGATGCTTTTGCTGCTGGTTCAGCTGGAAAAATTCTGGCACGTATTTATGCCGAAGGATTTAAAGTTGTCGGCTTAAAAAAACTCTATTTGAGCAAAGTTGAGGCTGAAGGTTTTTATGCCGTTCACAGTGAGCGCCCATTTTTTGGTGAATTGACTGATTTCATGAGTAGTGGTCCTTGCATTGTTATGGCTCTTGAAGCTGACAATGCTATCTCCAAATGGCGTGATCTGATGGGAGCAACCAATCCTGCTGAAGCTGCTGATGGAACTCTGCGTAAAGAATTTGGTAGCAATATTGGTGAGAATGCGACCCATGGCTCCGATGCTCCAGAAACAGCAGCATTTGAGCTTGGTTACTTCTTCAACGGTCTGGAATTGCTGTAA
- a CDS encoding Hsp20/alpha crystallin family protein, whose protein sequence is MTTHKIAKHQDSVPTHREETRTVGRILTPAVDIFESEDSLTLMADMPGIDKEGLEINLEKGVLTINGEMKMESRGKAIVREFTPANYYRQFKLSEHIDAEKTSAELNNGVLTLQIPKAESAKPKKIEIRH, encoded by the coding sequence ATGACGACCCATAAAATTGCAAAACATCAAGATTCAGTACCTACCCATCGGGAAGAAACCCGGACCGTCGGGCGGATCTTAACCCCGGCGGTTGATATCTTCGAATCAGAAGACTCCTTGACCCTGATGGCAGATATGCCGGGAATCGATAAAGAGGGCTTGGAAATCAACCTTGAGAAGGGTGTGTTGACCATCAATGGGGAGATGAAAATGGAGAGTCGCGGCAAAGCCATTGTGCGAGAATTTACTCCGGCAAACTACTACCGACAGTTTAAACTTTCAGAACATATTGATGCCGAAAAGACCTCTGCTGAGTTGAACAATGGGGTACTGACCCTACAGATCCCGAAGGCAGAATCGGCAAAGCCGAAAAAGATCGAAATCAGACATTGA
- a CDS encoding Hsp20/alpha crystallin family protein — MAGLDLFQEMDMLRREIEQALRGVGRNSQYQTFMPGIGTGEYPRINLSEDENNYYLEALVPGVDPETLDLNLMRGTLSLTGERQEERKNGHTWHRRERGGGKFMRTIELPDSVDSSKVDAEYRNGVLLITIGKPQSEKPKKISVQAK; from the coding sequence ATGGCTGGATTGGATCTATTTCAAGAAATGGACATGCTACGTAGAGAAATTGAACAAGCACTCAGAGGTGTAGGACGCAACTCTCAGTACCAAACATTTATGCCGGGAATCGGAACCGGAGAGTACCCACGAATAAATCTGAGCGAAGATGAAAACAACTATTATCTTGAGGCTCTGGTTCCAGGGGTTGATCCTGAAACATTGGACTTAAACCTGATGCGCGGAACTTTATCCCTGACTGGCGAACGCCAAGAGGAGAGGAAGAATGGTCATACTTGGCATCGACGTGAGCGGGGAGGCGGGAAGTTTATGCGGACCATTGAACTCCCTGACTCGGTCGACAGTTCAAAAGTCGACGCCGAGTATCGCAACGGAGTTCTGTTAATCACAATTGGCAAGCCACAAAGTGAAAAGCCGAAAAAGATTTCTGTCCAGGCAAAATAA